The Desulfobotulus pelophilus genome includes a region encoding these proteins:
- a CDS encoding acyltransferase, translated as MRKERFCANEKDQILLDWFEKILPLFPNLPFKSEERNQRLRPDIIRRIIGEFLTDDERAELLGLPRGCRIREGAKIISPENLVIGTDCWIGENAILDASGGLEIGSHTTIGCSVMVWSHSSHLAALAQNNVPGSSLIKREKTKIGNRCFIVGPSVILPGVTIGNQVIVRPMTRVEQDIPDRSIVDASGIKEGVLSEERIQDMLEKHFA; from the coding sequence GTGAGAAAAGAAAGGTTTTGTGCAAATGAAAAGGATCAGATTTTGCTGGATTGGTTTGAGAAAATCCTTCCATTGTTTCCAAACCTGCCATTTAAAAGCGAGGAAAGAAATCAAAGACTGAGACCCGATATTATTCGCAGGATCATAGGAGAGTTTCTTACCGACGATGAACGGGCAGAGTTGCTCGGACTTCCAAGAGGGTGTCGCATCCGTGAAGGTGCAAAAATTATTAGCCCGGAGAATCTTGTTATTGGAACAGACTGCTGGATTGGAGAGAATGCCATCCTTGATGCATCGGGAGGATTGGAAATAGGGTCTCACACTACCATAGGCTGTTCTGTTATGGTTTGGTCTCACTCAAGTCATCTTGCCGCTTTAGCTCAGAATAATGTTCCGGGCAGCTCTTTGATAAAAAGAGAAAAAACTAAAATTGGCAACAGGTGTTTTATTGTTGGTCCCTCTGTTATCTTGCCTGGTGTGACCATAGGCAATCAGGTTATTGTCAGGCCCATGACGAGGGTTGAGCAGGATATTCCGGACAGATCCATCGTAGACGCATCTGGAATTAAAGAAGGAGTGTTATCTGAAGAGCGTATTCAGGATATGCTTGAAAAACATTTTGCTTGA
- a CDS encoding DegT/DnrJ/EryC1/StrS family aminotransferase: protein MLKLSEPNISEDIITAVADVLRSGQLVQGEENLLFEKELAAYLGCKEVILVSSGTAALHLALLALDIGPGDAVLVPDFTFPATASVVSMVGARVVIADVDRGTYVLSPDQIERTLDQWQGPERIRALMPVHEFGCSVDMDAVLKIAEKNDLYIVEDAACALGAVYGTRKLGTFGDLGCFSFHPRKTLTTGEGGAISTGSVQLAQKIRRLRNHGMEKRHDGMHFFEPGLNYRLTNFQAAMGRLQLKCLDEWIVVRKKLVEEYRCGLAKLASRNLIHLPVRTEGHSWQTFMVVLDKGFDRAVVIDALRQNGVESNLGAQSLSVLDLYGDQPFLQTVGPELYRCGLALPLFERMQRSDVKHVCSVLESVLLS from the coding sequence ATGCTTAAATTGTCAGAGCCCAATATCTCAGAAGATATCATTACAGCTGTTGCCGATGTACTTCGATCCGGACAACTTGTTCAGGGAGAAGAAAATCTATTATTCGAAAAGGAACTGGCGGCTTACCTTGGTTGCAAGGAAGTTATTCTTGTTTCTTCGGGTACAGCAGCATTGCATCTGGCCCTTCTTGCGCTGGATATCGGCCCCGGTGATGCTGTGCTGGTGCCTGATTTTACCTTCCCTGCAACTGCCAGTGTTGTTTCTATGGTGGGTGCAAGGGTTGTGATTGCAGATGTTGATAGGGGAACGTATGTTCTGTCTCCAGATCAAATTGAGCGGACACTTGACCAGTGGCAGGGGCCTGAGAGAATCAGGGCTTTGATGCCTGTTCACGAGTTTGGCTGTTCGGTTGATATGGATGCTGTTTTGAAAATAGCGGAAAAAAATGATTTGTATATTGTAGAAGATGCCGCATGTGCATTGGGTGCTGTTTATGGAACCCGAAAACTGGGTACCTTTGGAGATCTTGGCTGCTTTTCTTTTCATCCAAGAAAAACACTGACCACAGGCGAGGGAGGGGCCATATCTACAGGCAGCGTGCAGCTGGCTCAGAAAATCAGGCGTTTGCGAAACCATGGAATGGAAAAAAGGCATGATGGCATGCATTTTTTTGAGCCAGGTCTGAATTATCGTTTGACTAATTTTCAGGCCGCCATGGGCCGTTTGCAGTTGAAGTGCCTGGATGAATGGATTGTAGTCAGAAAGAAGCTGGTTGAGGAGTACAGATGTGGATTGGCCAAACTGGCATCCCGTAACCTGATCCATTTGCCCGTCCGGACAGAAGGTCACAGCTGGCAGACTTTCATGGTTGTGCTTGATAAAGGTTTTGACCGTGCTGTGGTCATTGATGCTTTACGTCAGAATGGAGTGGAATCCAACCTTGGTGCCCAGAGTCTGAGTGTCCTCGATCTGTATGGAGACCAACCCTTTTTGCAAACTGTAGGACCTGAATTATACAGGTGTGGCCTGGCCTTGCCTTTGTTTGAACGCATGCAAAGGTCCGATGTCAAGCATGTATGTTCGGTTCTGGAATCCGTTTTGTTGTCCTAA